The following proteins are encoded in a genomic region of Roseinatronobacter sp. S2:
- a CDS encoding MBL fold metallo-hydrolase produces MTNPIVKPFWDEPTGSWQYVFHDPDTMKGAIVDPVLDFDPLAGATSTVNAQRLLDYVRETGIELVWILDTHPHADHFSAGSWLKAQTGAPTAIGEKVTDVQTLWQGIYNLPDDFPTDGRQWDRLFADGAEFMVGNVPVKVMFSPGHTLASITYIAGDAAFVHDTLMMPDSGTSRADFPGGSSKALYNSIRAILSLPAQTRVFVGHDYAPDREPQCAATVAEHRASNIHWKDAPSEAEYRAVRDARDMTLPLPKLMLAALQVNIRGGRLPEPEKNGRSYLKLPLNYFESR; encoded by the coding sequence ATGACCAACCCCATCGTTAAACCCTTCTGGGATGAACCCACCGGAAGCTGGCAGTATGTTTTCCATGATCCCGACACTATGAAAGGCGCAATCGTTGATCCGGTGCTGGATTTTGATCCGCTGGCAGGTGCGACGTCGACGGTGAACGCGCAACGCCTGCTGGATTATGTGCGTGAAACCGGAATCGAACTGGTCTGGATTCTGGACACGCATCCGCACGCCGATCATTTCTCGGCAGGGTCATGGCTGAAGGCGCAGACCGGCGCGCCCACGGCAATCGGCGAAAAGGTAACTGACGTTCAAACGCTTTGGCAGGGCATCTACAACCTGCCCGATGATTTCCCGACCGATGGCCGCCAATGGGACCGGTTGTTCGCTGATGGCGCGGAATTCATGGTGGGCAATGTGCCGGTCAAGGTCATGTTTTCGCCCGGGCACACGCTGGCGTCGATCACCTATATCGCAGGTGACGCGGCCTTCGTGCATGACACGTTGATGATGCCGGACAGTGGCACGTCACGCGCCGATTTTCCGGGTGGAAGTTCCAAAGCGCTGTATAACAGCATTCGGGCGATCCTGTCCTTGCCTGCACAAACGCGTGTCTTTGTCGGCCACGATTACGCACCGGACCGCGAACCGCAATGCGCGGCAACCGTGGCAGAGCACCGCGCCAGCAACATCCACTGGAAGGATGCCCCATCCGAGGCAGAGTATCGCGCGGTAAGGGACGCGCGCGACATGACATTGCCACTGCCCAAACTGATGCTGGCGGCCTTGCAGGTGAATATCCGCGGCGGGCGCTTGCCAGAGCCGGAAAAGAACGGGCGATCCTATTTGAAACTGCCGCTGAACTATTTCGAAAGCCGGTAA
- a CDS encoding UDP-glucose/GDP-mannose dehydrogenase family protein produces the protein MKIAMIGTGYVGLVSGVCFSDFGHDVICVDKMPEKIARLECGEVPIYEPGLDAVMARNVAAGRLRFTTDLAAAVDGADAVFIAVGTPTRRGDGHADLTYVMAAAEDVAHALTGYAVIVTKSTVPVGTNRKVEAVMRAANPQAEFDVASNPEFLREGAAIDDFMKPDRVVVGVESDRAKAVMGDVYRPLFLRDFPIVYTDLESAEMIKYAANAFLATKISFINEIAALCERVGADVKAVARGMGLDGRIGNKFLHAGPGYGGSCFPKDTSALARIGQEHGVPQRITETVMAVNDVTKRRMIDKVMDLCGGSVNGKTIAVLGVTFKPETDDMRDAPSLTIVPALVGGGALVRVVDPHGRKEGEALLPGVHWVEDPYSAVAGADCLLILTEWNEFRALDLKRLANAMATPLLADLRNIYSRADTMAAGFTGYEGVGR, from the coding sequence ATGAAGATTGCGATGATCGGGACGGGGTATGTTGGTCTTGTCTCTGGTGTTTGTTTTTCGGATTTCGGGCATGATGTGATCTGCGTTGACAAGATGCCCGAAAAGATCGCGCGGCTGGAGTGTGGAGAGGTGCCGATTTACGAGCCGGGCCTTGATGCCGTAATGGCGCGCAATGTCGCGGCGGGGCGGTTGCGTTTCACCACCGATCTGGCCGCCGCCGTTGATGGCGCGGATGCAGTGTTCATCGCGGTCGGCACGCCAACGCGGCGCGGTGACGGGCATGCGGACCTGACCTATGTGATGGCCGCCGCCGAAGATGTGGCGCATGCGCTGACCGGGTACGCCGTCATCGTTACCAAATCGACGGTGCCGGTCGGCACCAACCGCAAGGTCGAAGCGGTCATGCGTGCGGCAAATCCGCAGGCGGAATTCGATGTGGCCTCGAACCCGGAATTTCTGCGCGAAGGTGCTGCAATCGACGATTTCATGAAACCCGACCGCGTGGTTGTGGGTGTTGAATCCGACCGCGCGAAAGCGGTTATGGGCGATGTCTATCGCCCTCTGTTCCTGCGCGATTTTCCCATTGTCTATACCGATCTGGAATCGGCCGAGATGATCAAATATGCCGCCAACGCCTTTCTGGCGACCAAGATCAGCTTCATCAACGAAATCGCAGCACTATGCGAACGTGTGGGCGCCGATGTCAAAGCGGTGGCCCGTGGCATGGGGCTGGACGGGCGCATCGGCAACAAGTTTCTGCATGCAGGCCCCGGCTATGGCGGGTCGTGCTTTCCCAAGGATACCAGCGCGCTGGCACGCATCGGGCAGGAACATGGCGTGCCGCAGCGGATTACCGAAACTGTGATGGCGGTCAATGATGTGACCAAGCGCCGGATGATCGACAAGGTGATGGACCTGTGCGGCGGGTCGGTGAATGGCAAGACCATCGCCGTTCTGGGCGTCACGTTCAAACCCGAAACCGACGACATGCGCGATGCTCCCTCGCTGACGATTGTGCCCGCGCTTGTGGGCGGCGGCGCGCTGGTCCGCGTCGTCGACCCGCATGGCCGCAAGGAAGGCGAAGCGCTCCTGCCCGGTGTTCACTGGGTTGAAGACCCCTATAGCGCCGTCGCGGGGGCCGATTGCTTGCTGATCCTGACGGAATGGAACGAATTCCGCGCGCTGGATCTGAAACGGCTGGCAAATGCCATGGCAACCCCGCTTCTGGCCGATTTGCGTAACATCTATTCGCGCGCGGACACGATGGCCGCAGGCTTTACCGGGTATGAGGGGGTCGGGCGTTGA
- the cydX gene encoding cytochrome bd-I oxidase subunit CydX, whose translation MWYFAWLLGLPLAAMFAVMNAMWFEMREDKKLTEE comes from the coding sequence ATGTGGTATTTCGCATGGTTACTCGGCCTTCCCTTGGCCGCCATGTTCGCCGTCATGAACGCGATGTGGTTCGAGATGCGCGAAGATAAAAAACTGACAGAAGAATGA
- a CDS encoding peroxiredoxin, with the protein MTDNIQPIGPRLNEPAPAFDAPTTHGQKTLEDYRGKWLVLFSHPADFTPVCTTEFIAFAKKQDEFNAMNTKLLGLSIDSHYSHIAWILNIKDKFGVEIKFPIIADLSMAVAQAYGMIQPGASDTAAVRATFIIDPEGVLRAMVYYPMNAGRSVDEIHRLLLALQTADENHCAMPENWKPGDEVIVPTPKTPQEAAARASEGYNTVDWYFSTRAL; encoded by the coding sequence ATGACCGACAATATCCAACCTATCGGCCCCCGCCTGAACGAACCTGCGCCGGCGTTTGACGCGCCGACGACACACGGCCAGAAGACGCTCGAAGACTACCGTGGCAAATGGCTGGTTCTTTTCTCGCACCCGGCCGACTTTACGCCGGTCTGCACCACCGAATTCATTGCTTTCGCCAAAAAGCAGGATGAATTCAATGCGATGAACACCAAACTGCTTGGCCTGTCGATCGACAGTCATTACAGCCACATTGCCTGGATTCTTAACATCAAGGACAAGTTCGGGGTTGAGATCAAATTCCCGATCATCGCGGACCTGAGCATGGCAGTGGCGCAAGCCTACGGCATGATCCAGCCCGGTGCGTCCGATACGGCAGCGGTGCGCGCCACGTTTATCATTGACCCTGAAGGCGTATTGCGCGCGATGGTCTACTACCCGATGAATGCAGGTCGTTCGGTGGACGAAATCCATCGTCTGCTGCTGGCACTTCAAACAGCGGATGAGAATCACTGCGCCATGCCGGAGAACTGGAAGCCGGGTGATGAGGTGATTGTGCCGACCCCCAAGACCCCGCAAGAGGCCGCAGCCCGCGCCAGCGAAGGGTATAATACAGTTGACTGGTATTTCTCGACCCGCGCGCTTTGA
- a CDS encoding amino acid ABC transporter ATP-binding/permease protein: MNALWFIFRLILRDQRKALLRGAALSFAVLVMGAALLGVSGWFITGAAAAGLLGIGAVFDVFRPSATIRFLALGRTVARYGERMLTHDATLRALETLRLRVLRTVLAAPFTQLARLRGPQALARLTADIDALDGISLRLVLPLVAAIATQALAFALLWWLVNLPLALFSLIGWLGGTALVLASAARQSVPLSRKAEAAMQALRARMIDMIRSRDTLAAYGRLRDQAEFAQTAQNRQSGLRRALDRVERRTGAAQSVLATLMAGGALWIGAVSVTHGPMAPAIAALGFFTTLALAETVAPLRRAIAELGRMSEAARRVRRTLTVPPAAHVGRSVSVETLSIRNICVARPGTKTAIVSGLAFSIKPGETLALTGPSGCGKSTVLQAIAGLVPVLEGTINLGALPVQDWEEQALRNAVTYLPQRSALMAGTVRDALLLAQPEATDADLWAALDAVALAAVIRPRGGLDMVLGPRGDGLSGGEARRLTLARAALRRPALLLLDEPTEGLDDATADKVLAGLRAFLPDAMIIMASHHLRETATADRTLSLQ; this comes from the coding sequence ATGAACGCGCTTTGGTTCATATTCCGGCTGATCCTGCGCGACCAGCGCAAGGCATTGCTGCGCGGTGCGGCGCTAAGTTTTGCAGTGCTTGTCATGGGGGCAGCCCTGTTGGGGGTGTCGGGGTGGTTCATCACCGGCGCTGCGGCGGCGGGGCTGCTGGGTATAGGGGCCGTGTTCGATGTTTTCCGCCCGTCTGCCACAATCCGCTTTCTTGCGTTGGGGCGGACGGTCGCACGCTATGGGGAACGCATGCTGACCCATGACGCGACATTGCGCGCGCTGGAAACCTTGCGTTTGCGCGTGTTGCGCACAGTGCTGGCAGCGCCGTTCACGCAGCTTGCCCGCCTGCGTGGCCCGCAGGCGCTGGCGCGGCTGACCGCAGATATCGACGCGCTTGACGGTATATCGCTGCGCTTGGTTTTGCCACTTGTTGCGGCAATTGCCACGCAGGCGCTTGCATTTGCGCTGCTCTGGTGGCTGGTCAACCTGCCACTGGCGCTGTTTTCGCTAATCGGGTGGCTGGGCGGCACTGCGCTGGTGCTGGCCAGCGCAGCCCGGCAATCCGTGCCACTGTCGCGCAAGGCAGAAGCCGCAATGCAGGCCCTGCGCGCTCGGATGATCGACATGATCCGCAGCCGTGACACGCTGGCCGCCTATGGCCGGTTGCGCGATCAGGCCGAATTCGCGCAGACCGCACAGAACCGCCAATCCGGCCTGCGCCGCGCGCTTGACCGGGTTGAGCGCCGCACCGGGGCCGCGCAATCGGTGCTTGCCACGCTTATGGCGGGCGGTGCGCTGTGGATCGGGGCCGTATCCGTGACACACGGGCCGATGGCACCCGCCATTGCGGCGCTTGGGTTTTTCACAACCCTTGCATTGGCGGAAACTGTCGCGCCCCTGCGCCGCGCCATCGCAGAACTGGGCCGCATGAGCGAGGCCGCGCGCCGTGTGCGCCGCACTTTGACGGTGCCGCCTGCGGCGCACGTTGGACGATCCGTAAGCGTTGAAACCCTGAGTATAAGGAACATCTGCGTTGCGCGGCCGGGAACAAAGACGGCCATTGTCAGCGGGCTGGCATTTTCGATCAAACCCGGCGAAACCCTTGCCCTGACTGGTCCCAGCGGATGCGGAAAGTCAACCGTTTTGCAAGCCATTGCGGGGCTGGTGCCCGTTCTGGAAGGAACGATAAATCTGGGTGCGCTGCCCGTGCAGGACTGGGAAGAACAGGCGCTGCGCAACGCCGTCACCTATCTGCCCCAGCGCAGCGCCCTGATGGCAGGCACGGTGCGCGATGCCCTGTTGCTGGCGCAGCCCGAAGCCACTGATGCGGATCTGTGGGCGGCGCTGGATGCCGTGGCGCTTGCCGCTGTGATCCGTCCGCGCGGCGGGCTGGACATGGTCCTTGGCCCAAGGGGGGACGGGTTGTCGGGCGGCGAGGCACGGCGCCTGACGCTGGCCCGCGCGGCCCTGCGCCGCCCTGCGCTGCTGTTGCTGGATGAACCGACCGAGGGGCTGGATGACGCAACCGCCGATAAGGTGCTGGCAGGGCTGCGCGCCTTTCTGCCCGATGCCATGATCATCATGGCCAGCCACCACCTGCGCGAGACTGCGACAGCAGACCGCACCCTTTCCCTGCAATAA
- a CDS encoding Rrf2 family transcriptional regulator produces MRLTTRTNLAMRVLMACGVNEGAKLRTADIAARCNASVHHLLQVVNVLQDHGFVETQRGRTGGLRLTRAPERVSVGEVFRLFESGTPFAECFNPAQNTCPLSQTCRLRTYITRALEAFYHELDMVTLEDLVRGNCGLRELLHMSPLNGPGCDKSQLNTA; encoded by the coding sequence ATGCGCCTGACGACCCGAACCAATCTTGCCATGCGCGTCCTGATGGCCTGCGGTGTAAACGAGGGTGCGAAGCTGCGAACCGCCGATATTGCTGCACGCTGCAACGCATCTGTGCATCACCTTCTGCAAGTCGTAAATGTCTTGCAGGATCACGGCTTTGTCGAAACGCAACGTGGCCGCACTGGTGGTCTGCGCCTGACGCGCGCGCCCGAACGTGTCTCGGTGGGAGAGGTGTTCCGCCTGTTTGAAAGCGGCACGCCATTCGCGGAGTGCTTTAATCCTGCGCAAAACACCTGCCCGTTGTCGCAAACCTGTCGCTTGCGCACCTACATCACACGCGCACTTGAAGCGTTCTATCATGAATTGGACATGGTAACGCTGGAAGATCTGGTGCGCGGCAATTGCGGGTTGCGGGAGTTGCTGCATATGTCCCCCCTTAACGGTCCGGGATGCGACAAGTCGCAGTTGAACACTGCATAA
- a CDS encoding ABC transporter ATP-binding protein/permease, translating into MGQKSPKQTALNTLEANARRPVQYASLLSGGAALIWPLQAVLVALLFAGLLQGGGPAPVLLVGGFVLLGLVRAALGYVSEKMLQTSAHALIARLRDTMITTETTRASDTTFGSAGAVAVLASTKLDMLIPYITRYRPARMRVLLVPPVILVLSFWHAWVVGLVLLVAGPLIPVFMALVGWAAKEASARQLSEIGSLNDLLVERFSALPDIRALGAGARVQAGFAAKADDLRRRTMAVLAVAFMSSTVLELFSALGVALVAVFVGFSLLDVVTFGTWGAPLSPAVGIFLLLLAPEFFQPLRDVAAAWHDKAAADAVAEEYETWHGNLATKRLGAGINTAPLPGLPSLTLRAAQLPSGIALPELSVKAGERVALVGPSGAGKTTILRLLAGLLHLPGAQVMVAGHILDDTSADGWRRRVGWMPQAAHFLNASLRRNIDMGRPEAGNMKDALQRAALAPVIAGLPQGLNTQLGETGAGLSGGEGRRVLLARALFARPDVILADEPTADLDAATAALITHALMMEAARGTTLIVATHDMKLARHMDRIIRLGGAA; encoded by the coding sequence ATGGGCCAAAAGTCACCAAAACAAACTGCACTGAACACGCTGGAAGCCAACGCGCGGCGGCCTGTCCAGTATGCAAGCCTTCTGTCGGGGGGGGCGGCGCTGATCTGGCCGCTTCAGGCGGTTTTGGTCGCGTTGCTCTTTGCGGGGCTGTTGCAAGGCGGTGGCCCTGCGCCTGTGCTGCTGGTCGGTGGCTTCGTGCTGCTTGGACTTGTGCGGGCGGCATTGGGCTATGTGTCCGAGAAGATGCTTCAAACTAGCGCCCACGCCCTGATCGCGCGCTTGCGCGACACCATGATCACGACAGAAACGACCCGCGCATCTGACACTACGTTCGGCAGCGCAGGGGCGGTTGCTGTGCTTGCCAGCACAAAACTGGACATGCTGATCCCCTATATCACCCGCTATCGTCCTGCGCGCATGCGCGTTTTGCTGGTCCCGCCGGTCATTCTGGTTCTGTCATTCTGGCATGCATGGGTGGTGGGGCTGGTCTTGCTGGTCGCGGGGCCACTGATTCCGGTGTTCATGGCGCTGGTCGGTTGGGCCGCAAAAGAGGCCAGCGCGCGCCAGCTAAGCGAGATTGGCAGTCTGAACGACCTGCTGGTCGAGCGCTTCTCTGCGCTGCCCGATATTCGCGCCCTTGGTGCAGGTGCGCGCGTGCAAGCGGGTTTTGCCGCAAAAGCGGATGATTTGCGCCGTCGCACCATGGCGGTGCTAGCCGTTGCCTTCATGTCCTCCACGGTATTGGAATTATTTTCAGCGCTTGGGGTGGCGCTCGTGGCGGTGTTTGTGGGGTTTTCGCTGCTGGATGTGGTGACGTTTGGCACATGGGGCGCGCCGCTGTCACCGGCTGTAGGCATTTTCCTGCTGTTGCTGGCGCCCGAGTTCTTCCAGCCTTTGCGCGATGTGGCCGCTGCATGGCATGACAAGGCCGCAGCCGATGCCGTGGCCGAGGAGTATGAGACGTGGCATGGGAACCTGGCCACCAAGCGGCTGGGGGCAGGTATCAATACCGCACCCCTGCCGGGCCTGCCGTCATTGACGCTGCGTGCCGCACAACTTCCGTCAGGTATCGCCTTGCCTGAACTGTCTGTCAAAGCTGGCGAACGCGTCGCGCTGGTCGGTCCCAGTGGCGCGGGCAAGACGACGATTCTGCGCCTGCTGGCGGGCTTGCTACACCTGCCGGGCGCGCAGGTCATGGTCGCGGGGCATATACTGGATGACACCAGTGCGGATGGCTGGCGCAGGCGCGTTGGCTGGATGCCGCAGGCCGCGCATTTCCTGAACGCCAGCTTGCGGCGCAATATCGACATGGGCCGGCCGGAGGCGGGTAATATGAAGGACGCGCTGCAACGGGCCGCCCTTGCGCCGGTGATTGCTGGCCTGCCGCAAGGATTGAACACGCAGCTTGGCGAAACCGGCGCGGGGTTGTCGGGGGGCGAAGGGCGCCGCGTGCTGCTGGCCCGCGCCCTGTTCGCGCGCCCCGACGTTATTCTGGCCGACGAGCCGACCGCCGATCTGGACGCGGCAACTGCGGCGCTGATCACGCACGCCTTGATGATGGAGGCCGCGCGCGGGACCACGTTGATCGTGGCGACCCATGACATGAAACTTGCGCGGCACATGGACCGGATCATCCGGCTTGGGGGTGCGGCATGA
- the cydB gene encoding cytochrome d ubiquinol oxidase subunit II has product MILHQLIDYEILRLIWWGLLGVLLIGFALTDGFDMGVGALLPFVAKTDTERRLVINTVGPVWEGNQVWFILGGGAIFAAWPPLYAVSFSGFYLAMFLVLAALILRPVGFKYRSKRESARWRGGWDWALFVGGAVPALLFGVAVGNVLLGAPFRLTDNLFSLYEGSFFQLLHPFALLAGVVSLAMLVAHGATWLAVKAESPAILVRARRIGFWSGVVAIAGYALAGLWLAFGISGFVMVGEVVTNGPSNPLMSEVLREGSWLAAYTVRPWAIIAPVMGFAGMALAVRGLARGGEVSALLWSKLGITGVISSVGLTMFPFIMPSSIDPKSSLTVWDASSSHLTLFIMLVCTVIFMPIILIYTAWVYKVLWGKVDENELTSNKNAY; this is encoded by the coding sequence ATGATCCTGCATCAACTTATCGACTATGAAATCCTGCGCCTGATCTGGTGGGGCCTGCTGGGGGTGCTGCTGATCGGCTTTGCCCTGACGGACGGGTTCGATATGGGCGTGGGCGCGCTGTTGCCCTTCGTTGCCAAAACTGACACGGAACGGCGCCTTGTCATCAACACAGTCGGTCCGGTCTGGGAAGGCAATCAGGTCTGGTTCATCCTTGGCGGCGGCGCGATATTTGCCGCATGGCCACCGCTTTACGCGGTCAGCTTCTCGGGGTTTTACCTGGCCATGTTCCTTGTGCTGGCTGCGCTGATCCTGCGGCCTGTGGGGTTCAAGTATCGCTCCAAGCGCGAGTCCGCACGGTGGCGGGGCGGATGGGACTGGGCCTTGTTCGTGGGCGGCGCAGTGCCCGCACTTCTATTCGGCGTGGCCGTCGGCAATGTGCTGCTGGGCGCGCCCTTCCGGCTGACAGATAACCTGTTCTCGTTATATGAAGGAAGCTTCTTCCAACTGTTGCATCCCTTCGCGTTACTGGCCGGTGTCGTGTCACTGGCGATGCTGGTGGCACATGGCGCGACATGGCTGGCAGTCAAGGCCGAGTCGCCTGCCATTCTGGTGCGCGCCCGCCGTATCGGGTTCTGGTCCGGGGTCGTGGCGATTGCGGGCTATGCACTGGCGGGGCTGTGGCTGGCATTCGGCATTTCCGGATTTGTCATGGTGGGCGAGGTGGTGACCAATGGCCCGTCCAACCCGTTGATGTCCGAAGTCCTGCGCGAAGGGTCGTGGCTGGCGGCCTATACCGTCCGGCCCTGGGCCATCATTGCGCCGGTCATGGGTTTTGCCGGCATGGCGTTGGCCGTTCGCGGTTTGGCGCGCGGCGGCGAGGTGTCGGCGCTGCTGTGGTCAAAACTCGGGATTACGGGGGTAATATCGTCGGTCGGGCTGACGATGTTTCCGTTCATCATGCCGTCGTCAATCGATCCGAAATCGTCGCTGACAGTCTGGGACGCGTCTTCATCGCACCTGACCTTGTTCATCATGCTGGTCTGCACGGTTATCTTCATGCCGATCATCCTGATCTATACGGCATGGGTCTACAAAGTGCTTTGGGGCAAGGTGGATGAGAACGAGCTGACCTCCAACAAGAACGCCTACTGA
- a CDS encoding ANTAR domain-containing response regulator: MKLHIVIVEPDQTRARLVIDSLQPLGHQVTVIGEASGLARRVCDIAPDIVLIDMSNPSRDTLEEMALASGPMERPVAFFVDRTDRDLTQQAIEAGVSAYVVDGLQPERVASVMDAAIARFQMFRRMRVELETTRRALEERKLIDRAKGILMKARGLTEEEAYALLRKTAMDQGRKVAEVASALVTAAGLLS, encoded by the coding sequence ATGAAACTTCACATCGTCATTGTAGAACCCGACCAAACCCGCGCGCGGCTGGTGATTGATAGCCTGCAACCGCTGGGCCATCAGGTGACTGTCATTGGCGAGGCGTCGGGTCTGGCGCGGCGGGTGTGCGACATTGCCCCCGACATTGTGCTGATAGATATGTCCAACCCGTCACGCGACACGCTGGAAGAAATGGCGCTTGCCTCTGGCCCGATGGAACGGCCGGTTGCGTTTTTCGTTGACCGCACGGACCGTGACCTGACCCAACAGGCCATCGAGGCGGGCGTATCCGCCTATGTCGTCGACGGGTTGCAGCCCGAACGCGTGGCATCCGTGATGGATGCCGCCATTGCGCGGTTTCAGATGTTCCGCCGCATGCGAGTCGAGTTGGAGACAACACGCCGCGCGCTGGAAGAGCGCAAGCTGATTGACCGCGCCAAGGGCATATTGATGAAGGCGCGCGGCCTGACCGAGGAAGAAGCCTACGCCTTGTTGCGCAAAACCGCGATGGATCAGGGTCGCAAAGTGGCCGAAGTTGCCAGCGCCCTTGTCACCGCAGCGGGGCTGTTGTCATGA
- a CDS encoding SDR family NAD(P)-dependent oxidoreductase, translating into MKTAFITGAAGFIGFHLARLLLDEGWTVHGYDAMTDYYDVTLKERRLAILAAYPHYHMTRALLEDGDTLSDCVKGAQPDIIVHLAAQAGVRYSIDNPRAYVDANIVGTFNLMDAALAVRPAHLLMASTSSVYGANTEMPYAETHKADTQMSFYAATKKANEAMAHSWAHIHDLPITMFRFFTVYGPWGRPDMALFKFTKAILHDQPIDVYNHGNMWRDFTYVDDLVRAIRLLFDAVPGTSAQHASDSLSPVAPFRVVNIGNSDKIRLEDFIDAIEAATGRKAIRNYMDMQQGDVPATWADASLLHALTGARPQTDFVEGVRAFVDWYRTEYTDDA; encoded by the coding sequence TTGAAAACTGCCTTTATCACGGGTGCTGCGGGGTTCATCGGCTTTCATCTGGCGCGGCTGTTGCTGGACGAAGGCTGGACCGTCCACGGCTATGATGCGATGACGGATTACTATGACGTGACGCTGAAAGAGCGGCGTCTGGCCATTCTTGCCGCCTATCCGCATTACCACATGACCCGCGCATTGCTGGAGGATGGTGACACGCTGTCGGACTGCGTGAAGGGCGCGCAGCCCGACATCATCGTTCATCTGGCCGCTCAGGCAGGGGTGCGCTATTCCATCGACAACCCGCGCGCCTATGTCGATGCCAATATCGTGGGCACTTTCAACCTGATGGACGCAGCCCTTGCCGTGCGGCCCGCGCATCTGCTGATGGCCTCGACCAGTTCCGTCTATGGCGCGAATACCGAAATGCCCTATGCGGAAACGCATAAAGCCGACACGCAGATGTCATTTTATGCAGCCACCAAAAAAGCGAATGAGGCAATGGCCCATTCCTGGGCGCATATCCACGACCTGCCGATCACGATGTTTCGTTTCTTTACAGTGTATGGCCCGTGGGGGCGGCCCGATATGGCGTTATTCAAGTTCACCAAGGCCATTCTGCACGACCAGCCCATTGATGTATATAACCACGGAAATATGTGGCGCGATTTCACTTATGTGGATGATCTGGTGCGCGCAATCCGTCTGTTGTTTGACGCGGTCCCCGGCACAAGCGCGCAACATGCCAGCGACAGCCTGTCGCCGGTTGCGCCGTTTCGCGTGGTCAATATCGGCAATTCCGACAAAATCCGGCTGGAAGATTTCATCGACGCGATCGAAGCGGCCACGGGGCGCAAGGCAATCCGCAATTACATGGACATGCAACAAGGTGACGTTCCCGCCACATGGGCCGATGCAAGCCTGCTACACGCGCTGACCGGTGCGCGCCCGCAAACTGATTTTGTCGAAGGCGTGCGGGCGTTCGTTGATTGGTATCGGACGGAATATACAGATGACGCTTGA
- a CDS encoding hydrogen peroxide-inducible genes activator produces MITLRQLQFLTAVAENLNFSRAAEVCFVTQPTLSAGIKELEDRLEVTLIERTRQSVMLTPVGREIVLRAKRLLLDAAEIETVAQSYKDPGKGDLKLGTIPTISPYLLPHALPLIRGSFPQLRVYLREEMTESLIDGLNSGRLDLVLIALPFDTGAIEIMPLFEDGYHLATPANWPAPHSTQALTNSGQLMLLEKGHCLHRHALAAYPGQMLATNDTFAATSLTTLIAMVAAGLGITLLPNLAVAAGVTGNIQVQLTPLPDACPRRVVLAWRPGSARVDVFRTLGNLIRAARNDT; encoded by the coding sequence ATGATCACTTTGCGCCAACTCCAATTCCTGACTGCGGTGGCAGAAAACCTGAACTTCTCTCGCGCGGCGGAGGTCTGTTTCGTGACCCAGCCAACCCTGAGCGCGGGCATCAAGGAGCTTGAAGACCGGCTTGAAGTAACATTGATCGAACGCACACGGCAAAGCGTGATGCTGACACCTGTAGGCCGGGAAATAGTCTTGCGGGCAAAACGCCTGCTGCTTGATGCGGCGGAAATCGAGACCGTAGCCCAATCTTACAAGGACCCCGGCAAAGGCGATCTGAAGCTTGGAACAATCCCCACGATCAGCCCATATCTGCTGCCACACGCACTGCCCTTGATCCGCGGGTCCTTTCCGCAGTTGCGTGTCTATCTGCGAGAGGAAATGACAGAGAGTCTGATAGACGGTCTGAACTCGGGTCGCCTCGATCTGGTGCTGATTGCGCTGCCCTTTGACACTGGCGCAATTGAAATCATGCCTTTGTTCGAAGACGGCTATCATCTGGCCACCCCCGCGAACTGGCCCGCGCCCCACAGCACACAGGCGCTGACAAACAGCGGCCAGCTTATGCTGCTGGAGAAGGGCCATTGCCTGCATCGACATGCTTTGGCGGCCTATCCGGGGCAGATGCTCGCCACCAATGACACCTTCGCTGCGACCAGCCTGACCACCCTTATTGCGATGGTCGCAGCAGGGCTTGGCATTACGCTTTTGCCAAACCTTGCCGTAGCGGCAGGTGTAACCGGCAACATACAGGTTCAACTGACACCACTGCCCGACGCCTGCCCCCGCCGTGTTGTCCTTGCCTGGCGCCCCGGTTCTGCAAGGGTGGATGTCTTCCGCACCCTCGGCAATCTTATACGGGCAGCAAGAAATGACACTTAG